Genomic window (Jeotgalibacillus aurantiacus):
GTTTATGCTAAATAGCATGGGCTTCTTTAAGGCTGGGAAATATCCGTTAATGTATCCCCGGCTTTTTGATTGGACTGAGGATTCACAGACAGATCGCCTAAAGAAACAAGGCCAACAATACGCTCATCCTGTACAACCGGCAGGCGGCGCACCTGAGAGGAAGCCATTACATCGGCCGCTTCTTCTGAAGTCGTCTCAGGTGTTACATGAATTAATTCATGCGTCATAACCTGATCAACCGATTGACTCTTATGTTCTGCCACGCCTCGGATCACGATATCACGATCCGTCACCATTCCAACCGGGCGGCCGCTTTCGTCCACGACAGGAAGCACACCAATATCATGTTTTTTCATCATTTCTGCTGCTGTTTCCACTGTATCCTGCTTACTGCATGTGATGACATCCTGTGTCATTACTTCACGTACATTCATTTTTTACACCTCCCATTTATTCAATTCGTAGTATGCGGAATGAAGAAGATTTTATTCATTTAACAAAATCATTAATTTTTCTTAAATTCAGGTTTTTTATTTTGTGAAAGTGGTATCATAATCGTAATGATGCTTATTTAAATTTTTTTTGTGTAAAAATGAAACCTTTTGGAGATTTTATTCGTTTATATGTATATAATCAAACTTTTCGGAAGAGGTGCTCAGCATGTCAAGAAACAGTGAAACCATCAAGGAAATGATGACGAAACTGTCAGAAGTCGGGGTAAAAATTTCAACCACGAAATCACGCCTGGAGATACTCGAATCTGTCAAGCAGCCGCATCAGATATCCGGAACATAATGATTACGCGAAAGGTGCTCCAAGTGGGGACCTTTTTTATTTTGGCGCGTAAAATACATAAAGTACCCTTTTACAAAATCATGTA
Coding sequences:
- a CDS encoding Lmo0850 family protein, which encodes MSRNSETIKEMMTKLSEVGVKISTTKSRLEILESVKQPHQISGT
- a CDS encoding CBS domain-containing protein translates to MNVREVMTQDVITCSKQDTVETAAEMMKKHDIGVLPVVDESGRPVGMVTDRDIVIRGVAEHKSQSVDQVMTHELIHVTPETTSEEAADVMASSQVRRLPVVQDERIVGLVSLGDLSVNPQSNQKAGDTLTDISQP